A window from Neorhizobium sp. NCHU2750 encodes these proteins:
- a CDS encoding FAD-dependent oxidoreductase produces the protein MSKPIPQKARAVIIGGGVSGCSVAYHLAKLGWTDVVLLERKQLTSGTTWHAAGLIGQLRASQNMTRLAKYSADLYVRLEAETGIGTGMRQNGSMTVALTEERKEEIYRQASLARAFNVDVREISPEETKALYPHLNIGDIKAAVHLPLDGQCDPANIAMALAKGARQNGATIIEGVKVIEVMTRNGRVTGVACEQNGERYVIETENVVNCAGMWGRDLAARSGVTVPLHACEHFYVVTEPITGLTQLPVLRVPDEQAYYKEDAGKMLLGAFELKAKPWPAKGEVIREDFCFDQLPDDFDHFQPILEMAINRMPMLETAGIHTFFCGPESFTPDDRYYLGETPEIKGYWVAAGYNSIGIVSSGGAGMALAQWMNDGEPPFDLWEVDIRRAQPFQKNRTYLRERVRETLGLLYDDHFPYRQMATARGLRRSPIHEHLKARGAVFGEVAGWERANWFATEGQEREYRYSWQRQNWFENQRDEHMAVRTGVGLFDMTSFGKIRVEGRDACAFLNRICANQIDVHVGRIVYTQMLNRKGGIECDLTVTRLSETAFFLVVPGATLQRDLAWLKKNLESEFVVITDVTSAESVLCLMGPKSRELIEKVSPNDFSNAANPFGTMQELEIGMGLARAHRVTYVGELGWELYIPADQTAHVFEAIEHAGLDTGLKLCGLHTLDSCRIEKAFRHFGHDITDEDHVLEAGLGFAVRTEKTDFIGRDAVLRKKEAGLERRLVQFKLTDPEPLLFHNEAVVRDGKIVSTITSGNYGHFLGGAIGLGYVPCKGESAADVLASTYEIEIAGRRVKAEASIQPMYDPKAERVRM, from the coding sequence ATGAGCAAGCCTATTCCGCAGAAGGCCCGTGCAGTCATCATCGGCGGCGGTGTGTCCGGTTGTTCCGTCGCCTATCATCTTGCCAAGCTTGGCTGGACCGATGTCGTGCTCCTCGAGCGCAAGCAACTGACCTCCGGCACCACCTGGCATGCGGCAGGCCTGATCGGCCAGTTGCGCGCCAGCCAGAACATGACACGGCTCGCCAAATACTCCGCCGACCTCTATGTCAGGCTCGAGGCCGAGACAGGCATCGGCACCGGCATGAGGCAGAACGGTTCAATGACCGTGGCTTTGACGGAAGAGCGCAAGGAAGAGATCTATCGTCAGGCCTCACTCGCACGCGCCTTCAATGTCGATGTGCGCGAAATCTCTCCCGAAGAGACGAAGGCACTTTATCCGCATCTCAATATCGGTGACATCAAGGCCGCAGTGCATCTGCCCCTCGACGGCCAGTGCGATCCGGCCAATATCGCCATGGCGCTTGCCAAGGGCGCCCGTCAGAACGGCGCCACGATCATCGAAGGCGTCAAGGTCATCGAGGTCATGACCAGGAACGGCCGTGTTACTGGCGTCGCCTGCGAGCAGAATGGCGAGCGCTATGTCATCGAGACCGAAAATGTCGTCAACTGCGCCGGCATGTGGGGGCGTGATCTTGCCGCCCGGTCGGGGGTAACGGTTCCGCTGCATGCCTGCGAGCACTTCTATGTGGTGACCGAACCGATCACCGGGCTGACACAATTGCCGGTACTGCGCGTGCCGGACGAACAGGCCTATTACAAGGAGGATGCCGGCAAGATGCTGCTCGGCGCCTTCGAACTGAAGGCCAAGCCCTGGCCAGCGAAAGGCGAGGTTATCCGCGAGGACTTCTGCTTCGACCAGCTACCGGACGATTTCGATCATTTCCAACCAATCCTGGAAATGGCGATCAACCGCATGCCGATGCTGGAAACGGCCGGCATCCATACCTTCTTCTGCGGACCGGAAAGCTTTACCCCGGATGATCGCTACTATCTTGGCGAAACGCCCGAGATCAAAGGCTACTGGGTGGCTGCCGGATACAACTCGATCGGCATTGTTTCGTCGGGCGGCGCGGGCATGGCGCTCGCCCAATGGATGAATGACGGAGAGCCGCCCTTCGATCTGTGGGAAGTGGACATCCGCCGCGCCCAGCCCTTCCAGAAGAACCGAACCTACCTGCGCGAGCGCGTGAGGGAAACGCTCGGTCTGCTTTACGACGACCATTTTCCCTATCGCCAGATGGCAACGGCCCGCGGCCTGCGCCGCTCGCCGATCCACGAGCATCTAAAGGCCCGCGGTGCGGTGTTCGGCGAAGTGGCGGGCTGGGAGCGCGCCAACTGGTTTGCGACGGAAGGCCAGGAACGCGAATATCGCTACAGCTGGCAGCGCCAGAACTGGTTTGAAAACCAGCGTGACGAACATATGGCGGTTAGGACCGGTGTCGGCCTGTTCGACATGACCTCGTTCGGCAAGATCCGCGTGGAAGGCCGTGATGCCTGCGCATTTCTCAACCGGATCTGCGCCAACCAGATCGACGTGCATGTCGGCCGCATCGTCTATACGCAGATGCTAAACCGCAAGGGCGGCATCGAATGTGATCTCACCGTAACCCGCCTTTCGGAGACGGCCTTCTTCCTCGTCGTACCGGGTGCCACGCTTCAGCGCGACCTTGCCTGGCTGAAGAAGAATCTGGAGAGCGAATTCGTCGTCATCACCGATGTCACCTCTGCGGAAAGCGTGCTCTGCCTGATGGGACCGAAGTCGCGGGAGCTGATCGAAAAAGTCAGCCCCAATGATTTTTCCAATGCGGCCAACCCCTTCGGCACCATGCAGGAACTCGAGATCGGCATGGGTCTCGCCCGCGCCCACCGCGTCACCTATGTGGGCGAACTCGGCTGGGAACTCTATATTCCGGCCGACCAGACGGCGCATGTCTTCGAGGCGATCGAGCACGCGGGCTTGGACACCGGCCTCAAACTCTGTGGCCTGCATACGCTGGACAGCTGCCGCATCGAAAAGGCTTTCCGCCATTTCGGCCACGATATTACCGACGAAGACCATGTTCTGGAGGCAGGCCTGGGCTTTGCCGTGCGGACGGAGAAAACTGACTTCATCGGCCGCGACGCAGTGTTACGCAAGAAAGAGGCAGGGCTGGAGCGCCGCCTTGTGCAGTTCAAGCTCACAGATCCGGAGCCGCTGCTCTTCCATAACGAGGCAGTGGTTCGCGACGGCAAGATCGTCTCGACCATCACGTCGGGAAATTACGGCCATTTCCTCGGCGGAGCGATCGGGCTGGGCTACGTGCCGTGCAAGGGCGAAAGCGCCGCGGATGTTCTGGCATCGACCTACGAAATCGAAATCGCCGGCCGGAGGGTGAAGGCGGAAGCATCGATTCAGCCGATGTATGACCCGAAGGCCGAGCGGGTGCGGATGTAA
- a CDS encoding acyl-CoA dehydrogenase family protein: MNFGLTDEQEMIVSTVRSFVETEIYPLEDEVERLGYVPKEIGQEIARKTRELGFFGCNMPEDVGGAGLDHLTFALVERELGRGSMALTVFFGRPSGILMGCNAEQREKYLIPATTGEKFDALAMTEPGAGSDVRGMKTFARQDGDDWIVNGTKHFISHANIADFVIVFIATGEEQTPRGPKKLITCFLVDRGTPGFEIREGYNSVSHRGYKNTILTFDDCRLPSSQILGEPHKGFDLANDWLYGTRLTVAANCVGRARRVFDYALNYAAERKQFGKPIGANQGVSFKLADMITEIDAADFLTLHGAWLLDQNKPSNREIASAKLYASEMLARVTDEAIQIYGGMGLMDDLPLARFWRDARVERIWDGTSEIQRHIISRDLLRPLGA; encoded by the coding sequence ATGAATTTCGGACTGACCGACGAACAGGAAATGATCGTCTCCACCGTGCGCAGCTTCGTCGAGACGGAAATCTATCCGCTGGAGGACGAGGTCGAGCGCCTTGGCTACGTGCCGAAAGAAATCGGGCAGGAGATCGCGCGGAAGACCAGGGAACTTGGCTTTTTCGGCTGCAACATGCCCGAAGACGTCGGCGGCGCGGGTCTCGACCACCTGACCTTCGCACTGGTCGAACGTGAACTCGGTCGCGGATCGATGGCGCTCACCGTATTCTTCGGCCGCCCCTCCGGCATCCTGATGGGCTGCAATGCCGAACAGCGCGAAAAATATCTGATACCCGCTACGACGGGTGAAAAATTCGATGCGCTTGCGATGACCGAGCCGGGCGCCGGGTCGGATGTGCGTGGAATGAAGACGTTTGCCAGGCAGGATGGGGACGACTGGATCGTCAACGGCACGAAACACTTCATCTCTCATGCCAATATTGCCGACTTCGTCATCGTCTTCATCGCAACCGGCGAGGAGCAGACGCCGCGGGGGCCGAAGAAGCTTATCACCTGTTTCCTTGTCGATCGCGGCACGCCCGGCTTCGAAATCCGCGAGGGCTACAATTCCGTCTCGCATCGCGGCTACAAGAACACGATCCTCACCTTCGACGACTGCCGCCTGCCTTCGTCGCAGATCCTCGGAGAGCCGCATAAGGGGTTCGATCTTGCCAATGACTGGCTCTACGGCACGCGCCTGACGGTTGCCGCAAACTGCGTTGGCCGGGCCCGTCGCGTGTTCGACTATGCGCTCAACTATGCCGCCGAGCGCAAGCAGTTCGGCAAGCCGATCGGCGCCAATCAGGGCGTTTCCTTCAAGCTGGCCGATATGATCACCGAAATCGACGCGGCCGATTTTCTCACCCTGCACGGCGCCTGGCTGCTCGACCAGAATAAGCCGTCGAACCGTGAGATCGCTTCCGCCAAGCTTTATGCTTCCGAGATGCTGGCCAGAGTGACGGATGAGGCGATCCAGATCTATGGCGGCATGGGGCTGATGGACGATCTGCCATTGGCAAGGTTTTGGCGGGATGCCCGCGTCGAGCGCATCTGGGATGGAACATCGGAGATCCAACGGCACATCATCAGCCGCGACCTCCTCCGGCCCTTGGGAGCATGA
- a CDS encoding carnitine 3-dehydrogenase, with the protein MTSIRQAACIGGGVIGGAWAARFLLGGINVSMYDPHPEAERIVGEVLANAERAYAMLTMAPLPPRGRLTFFKTIEEAVAGADWIQESVPERVDLKRNVITQIDAAADPKALIGSSTSGIMPTDLQRDMKHPERMFVAHPYNPVYLLPLAELVGGQKTSAETLELAKAKLAPIGMKGVILKKEIEAFVGDRLLEAVWREGLWLIQDDICDTETLDDVIRYSFGMRWAQMGMFETYRIAGGEAGMRHFIAQFGPCLSWPWTKLMDVVDLTDDLVDKIASQSDAQSGAYGFRELERIRDENLVGIMQTLKGSNGGKGWGSGKILADFEKHLWAQAGGKSEAPDLSAPLRLIDTKVSPAWVDYNGHMTEHRYLQVFGDTSDALLRLIGVDFAYVEAGHSYYTVETHIRHLGEAKLGTKLYATLQVLSTDEKRIQYFTTIFNADTNEALATAEQLMLHVDSKAGKAASAPAEVLAKLKPIADAHAKLPAPDGVGRSVGQKK; encoded by the coding sequence ATGACGAGTATCAGACAGGCAGCCTGCATCGGCGGTGGCGTGATCGGCGGGGCATGGGCTGCCCGCTTCCTCCTCGGCGGGATCAACGTTTCCATGTACGATCCACATCCGGAGGCGGAGCGCATCGTCGGCGAAGTGCTTGCCAATGCCGAGCGCGCCTATGCCATGCTGACCATGGCGCCGCTTCCGCCAAGGGGCAGACTCACCTTCTTCAAGACAATCGAGGAAGCCGTTGCCGGCGCCGACTGGATACAGGAAAGCGTGCCGGAACGCGTCGATCTGAAACGCAATGTGATCACCCAGATCGATGCGGCGGCGGATCCGAAGGCGCTGATCGGCTCTTCCACATCCGGCATCATGCCGACCGACCTGCAGCGCGACATGAAGCATCCGGAGCGCATGTTCGTTGCCCATCCGTATAATCCGGTCTACTTGCTGCCGCTTGCGGAACTGGTTGGCGGGCAGAAGACCTCTGCCGAGACGCTGGAGCTTGCCAAGGCCAAGCTCGCGCCGATCGGCATGAAGGGGGTTATCCTCAAGAAGGAGATCGAAGCCTTCGTCGGCGACCGCTTGCTCGAAGCGGTCTGGCGTGAAGGCTTGTGGCTGATCCAGGACGATATTTGCGACACCGAAACGCTGGATGACGTGATCCGCTATTCCTTCGGCATGCGCTGGGCGCAGATGGGTATGTTCGAGACCTACCGCATTGCAGGTGGCGAGGCGGGCATGCGCCATTTCATCGCCCAGTTCGGCCCATGCCTCTCCTGGCCCTGGACAAAGCTGATGGACGTTGTCGATCTGACCGATGATCTGGTCGACAAGATCGCCAGCCAGTCCGATGCCCAGTCAGGTGCCTATGGTTTCCGCGAACTTGAGCGCATCCGCGACGAAAACCTCGTCGGCATCATGCAGACGCTCAAGGGATCGAACGGCGGCAAGGGCTGGGGCTCGGGCAAGATCCTCGCCGATTTCGAAAAACATCTATGGGCACAGGCTGGCGGAAAGAGCGAGGCGCCGGATCTTTCCGCACCGCTCCGGCTGATCGATACCAAGGTGAGCCCCGCCTGGGTCGACTATAACGGTCACATGACCGAGCATCGCTACCTGCAGGTTTTCGGTGACACGTCTGACGCGCTGCTGCGGCTGATCGGGGTCGATTTCGCCTATGTCGAGGCCGGCCACAGCTACTACACCGTCGAGACCCATATCCGCCATCTCGGAGAGGCCAAGCTTGGCACGAAGCTTTACGCCACGCTGCAAGTGCTTTCGACCGACGAGAAGCGCATCCAGTATTTCACCACCATCTTCAATGCAGACACCAACGAGGCCCTGGCAACCGCCGAGCAGCTGATGCTGCATGTGGACAGCAAGGCCGGCAAGGCAGCGAGCGCCCCGGCCGAGGTGCTGGCCAAGCTGAAGCCGATTGCCGACGCCCATGCCAAGCTGCCGGCGCCGGATGGCGTTGGTCGGTCGGTCGGGCAGAAGAAGTAA
- a CDS encoding carnitinyl-CoA dehydratase — MSDEPIRTRREGGILEITIDRPKANAIDLVTSRIMGRIFADFRDDETLRVAIVTGAGPKFFCPGWDLKAAAAGDAVDGDYGIGGFGGMQELRDLNKPIIAAVNGICCGGGLEIALSTDLILAVEHATFALPEIRSGTVADAASIKLPKRIPYHIAMDMLLTGRWLDVHEAHRWGFVNEVLPADKLMDRAWELARLLESGPPLVYAAIKEVVRSAEGEAFQTTMNRITRRQFKTVDILYSSEDQLEGARAFAEKRDPVWKGK; from the coding sequence ATGAGCGACGAACCGATCAGGACCCGCCGCGAAGGGGGCATTCTGGAAATCACCATCGACCGGCCGAAGGCGAATGCGATCGACCTCGTCACCTCGCGGATCATGGGTCGGATCTTTGCGGATTTCCGCGACGACGAGACGTTGCGCGTGGCGATCGTGACGGGTGCTGGTCCAAAGTTTTTCTGTCCCGGCTGGGATCTGAAGGCGGCTGCCGCAGGGGATGCCGTCGATGGTGATTACGGCATTGGTGGCTTTGGCGGCATGCAGGAGTTGCGTGATCTCAACAAGCCGATCATCGCGGCCGTGAATGGTATTTGCTGCGGTGGCGGACTTGAGATCGCGCTGTCGACGGATCTCATTCTTGCTGTCGAACATGCCACGTTCGCCTTGCCGGAGATCCGTTCCGGCACGGTGGCGGATGCGGCCTCGATCAAGCTGCCCAAGCGTATTCCCTATCATATCGCCATGGACATGCTGTTGACCGGTCGGTGGCTCGACGTTCACGAGGCGCATCGCTGGGGCTTCGTCAACGAGGTGTTGCCGGCCGACAAATTGATGGATCGTGCCTGGGAACTCGCACGCCTGCTCGAGAGCGGCCCTCCGCTGGTCTATGCCGCGATCAAGGAAGTGGTACGTTCAGCGGAAGGCGAGGCGTTCCAGACCACGATGAACAGGATAACAAGGCGGCAGTTCAAGACCGTGGACATTCTCTATTCCAGTGAAGACCAGCTGGAGGGTGCTCGTGCCTTTGCCGAAAAGCGCGATCCGGTCTGGAAAGGGAAATAG
- a CDS encoding aromatic ring-hydroxylating dioxygenase subunit alpha, with translation MLASEKTEDGISGDRIDQLVAAHRPGYGLTRPFYFDPEIFERDMQRVFFRHWHCLAHESVIPNVNDFELFRLGPEQVILTRAGDGTVHAMLNVCRHRGAEVCTKDRGNAKSFVCPYHAWTFANDGRLKAARLMPKDFRREDHGLRKLHVKVIEGLVFISFAEEPLDFSEVENLLHATCGQYGWASAKVAYRQSYPLNANWKLAVENYVECYHCGPAHPEYSETHALEQPLHMIEELNAKMEERTCALGIQVGSGNHWQNSAENREAIHAFRYALYDGVKTGSEDGQPLSTLMGRFSGFDGGVTSIHLGGTTFLVCYADHGMIYRFIPKTVDTCAMELIWLVDEKAEEGRDYDLEKLTWLWKVTTDEDKAIIEHTARGVVSRFFAPGPIAPMEQNELRYIDWYLDEISRA, from the coding sequence ATGCTTGCATCCGAAAAAACCGAGGACGGCATTTCTGGCGACCGCATCGACCAGTTGGTGGCCGCACACAGGCCTGGCTATGGCCTCACCCGTCCCTTCTATTTCGACCCCGAAATCTTCGAACGGGATATGCAACGGGTCTTCTTCCGCCATTGGCACTGCCTGGCGCATGAAAGCGTCATTCCGAATGTCAACGATTTCGAACTGTTCAGGCTCGGGCCAGAGCAAGTGATCCTCACCCGCGCGGGCGACGGCACGGTGCATGCGATGCTCAATGTCTGTCGCCATCGCGGTGCGGAAGTCTGCACCAAGGATAGAGGCAATGCGAAATCCTTCGTTTGTCCCTATCACGCCTGGACTTTTGCCAATGACGGTCGGCTCAAGGCCGCCCGCCTGATGCCAAAGGATTTTCGCCGTGAAGATCACGGCCTGCGGAAATTGCATGTGAAAGTGATTGAGGGGCTCGTGTTCATCTCCTTCGCCGAAGAGCCGCTCGACTTTTCAGAGGTCGAGAACCTGCTGCACGCTACTTGCGGACAGTATGGCTGGGCTTCGGCCAAGGTTGCCTACCGCCAGAGCTATCCGCTGAATGCCAACTGGAAGCTTGCGGTGGAAAACTATGTCGAATGCTACCACTGCGGTCCGGCGCATCCCGAATATTCCGAGACCCATGCACTGGAGCAACCGCTGCACATGATCGAGGAGCTCAACGCGAAGATGGAAGAGCGCACCTGTGCGCTCGGTATCCAGGTCGGCTCCGGAAATCACTGGCAGAATTCTGCCGAAAACCGCGAGGCGATCCATGCATTCCGCTACGCGCTTTACGACGGGGTGAAAACCGGCAGTGAGGATGGCCAGCCGCTTAGCACCCTGATGGGCCGCTTCTCCGGTTTCGACGGCGGCGTCACATCCATCCATCTCGGCGGCACCACCTTTCTCGTCTGCTATGCCGACCATGGCATGATCTACCGCTTCATTCCAAAGACGGTCGACACATGCGCGATGGAACTGATCTGGCTGGTGGACGAAAAGGCAGAAGAGGGCCGCGACTACGACCTCGAAAAGCTGACCTGGCTTTGGAAGGTGACGACGGATGAGGACAAGGCCATCATCGAGCATACCGCCCGCGGTGTCGTTTCCCGCTTCTTCGCCCCCGGTCCGATCGCACCAATGGAGCAAAACGAATTACGCTACATAGACTGGTATCTGGACGAGATCAGCCGAGCGTAG
- a CDS encoding GNAT family N-acetyltransferase — MIVDFFQPDDAEALAPLLEEMQSYYSVFCPQRDSIVATLRALPAGVEILVARLDDRIVAFAGFGANYAGPGLKPGFFLKDLYVTASVRGRNIGKTLMAKIAAIAVERGHTRIDWTASKDDEKLLRFYDRLGGSRKEDRVFFRLDGAGLRALAKEGAPTLG, encoded by the coding sequence ATGATCGTTGATTTCTTCCAGCCTGATGATGCCGAAGCGCTGGCGCCGCTTCTTGAAGAGATGCAGTCCTATTACAGCGTCTTCTGTCCACAAAGAGACAGCATCGTTGCCACGCTTCGAGCGCTTCCGGCGGGTGTCGAAATTCTGGTTGCCAGGCTGGACGATCGCATCGTGGCATTTGCAGGTTTCGGCGCAAACTATGCTGGTCCGGGGCTGAAGCCGGGCTTTTTCCTCAAGGATCTCTATGTCACGGCGTCAGTACGTGGTCGCAACATCGGCAAGACTCTGATGGCGAAGATTGCCGCCATCGCTGTCGAGCGCGGTCATACCCGTATCGACTGGACTGCCTCGAAGGACGACGAAAAGCTGCTCCGCTTCTACGACAGGCTGGGCGGCAGCCGGAAGGAAGATCGCGTGTTCTTCCGGCTGGATGGCGCGGGGCTTAGGGCGCTTGCCAAAGAGGGGGCGCCTACGCTCGGCTGA
- a CDS encoding acetate--CoA ligase family protein produces MPRPLDRLTRPETIAVFGGKEAGRVVEQCRKMGYEGQIWPVHPTKDEVHGYKCFRSVADLPGVPDASFVGVNRQLTIEIIRELSALGAGGAVCYASGFREAVNELADGDALQTQLVAAAGDMPILGPNCYGFINMLDGALMWPDQHGMLRIDRGVAVLTQSSNIACNISMQQRGLPLAYLMTAGNQAQTGLADLACTVIKDPRVTAVGLHVEGFDSLASLEGLATLSRTLGKPVVMLKVGKSEAAQLATVSHTASLAGNDRISSAILARLGIARVDTLPELLETLKLLHLYGPLPGNEISSMSCSGGEASLMADAGVRRRISYRALRDEQSAPLRETLGQMVTLANPLDYHTFVWGNGEKQTAAFSAMMQGGYALNLVVLDFPRLDRCDASDWLTTVNAVVAAHRTTGANAGIVTTMAENLPESVAIGLMQDGVVPFYGIEEALAAADAAAFIGAAWAAPMPEPLLKPAAASADVITLSEDEAKRELSAYGLPVPEGLVETSPEAAGTAAERLGFPIALKGRGVAHKTEAGAVRLNLKSSDEVISAAKAMAGVAQGYLVEKMAAKPVAEIIIGAMRDPVAGLVMTVGAGGIFVELLDDTALITLPASDAAISEAVGGLKIMKLLEGYRGGPRGDIAALEKAIASVAAYLMANATDIEELDINPVMVLPEGEGVVAVDALIRRRIA; encoded by the coding sequence ATGCCCCGGCCGCTCGACCGACTGACGCGTCCCGAAACTATCGCCGTGTTTGGCGGCAAGGAGGCTGGCCGCGTCGTCGAACAATGTCGCAAGATGGGGTACGAAGGTCAGATCTGGCCGGTGCACCCAACCAAGGACGAGGTCCATGGCTACAAATGCTTTCGCTCAGTTGCTGATCTTCCCGGTGTGCCGGACGCTTCGTTCGTTGGTGTCAACCGGCAACTGACCATAGAGATCATCCGCGAGCTTTCAGCCTTGGGCGCCGGCGGCGCGGTATGTTACGCGTCAGGTTTTCGCGAGGCGGTAAACGAGCTTGCCGATGGCGATGCGTTGCAGACGCAACTGGTGGCGGCAGCAGGCGACATGCCGATCCTTGGCCCAAACTGCTACGGCTTCATCAATATGCTGGACGGTGCGCTGATGTGGCCCGACCAACATGGCATGCTGCGGATTGATCGCGGCGTCGCAGTCCTGACGCAATCCTCCAACATCGCCTGCAATATCTCGATGCAGCAACGTGGCCTGCCGCTCGCCTATCTGATGACCGCCGGAAACCAGGCTCAAACAGGACTGGCGGACCTTGCCTGCACCGTCATCAAGGACCCGAGGGTGACGGCGGTCGGTCTGCATGTCGAAGGGTTCGACAGCCTTGCCTCGCTGGAGGGGCTGGCGACGCTTTCAAGGACGCTCGGCAAGCCGGTTGTGATGCTGAAGGTCGGAAAATCCGAAGCGGCGCAATTGGCCACCGTCTCCCACACGGCATCGCTTGCCGGCAATGACAGGATCTCCTCCGCCATCCTGGCGAGGCTTGGTATAGCCCGGGTCGATACGCTGCCCGAACTTCTGGAAACGCTGAAGCTGCTGCACCTCTATGGGCCGCTGCCGGGCAATGAGATCTCCTCGATGAGCTGTTCGGGCGGCGAAGCGTCGCTGATGGCCGATGCGGGCGTTCGAAGACGAATTTCCTATCGTGCGCTGCGCGATGAACAGAGCGCGCCGCTTCGCGAGACGCTTGGGCAGATGGTGACACTCGCTAACCCGCTCGACTATCACACCTTCGTCTGGGGCAACGGTGAGAAGCAGACGGCGGCTTTTTCGGCGATGATGCAGGGCGGCTATGCGCTCAATCTCGTCGTGCTCGATTTCCCTCGGCTCGATCGCTGCGACGCCTCGGACTGGCTGACGACTGTCAACGCCGTCGTCGCGGCGCATCGGACGACGGGTGCCAATGCGGGGATTGTGACGACCATGGCAGAGAACCTGCCGGAGAGTGTCGCGATAGGCTTGATGCAGGATGGCGTGGTTCCCTTCTACGGTATCGAGGAAGCGCTGGCCGCCGCGGATGCCGCAGCCTTTATCGGCGCAGCCTGGGCCGCGCCGATGCCCGAACCGTTGTTGAAACCGGCAGCCGCTTCGGCCGATGTGATCACTCTCAGCGAGGACGAGGCCAAGCGCGAGCTTTCAGCCTATGGCCTGCCGGTGCCGGAAGGCCTCGTCGAGACATCGCCGGAGGCGGCGGGCACTGCGGCCGAAAGGCTGGGCTTTCCCATCGCCCTGAAAGGGCGCGGCGTTGCTCACAAGACGGAGGCGGGCGCTGTCAGGCTGAACCTGAAAAGCAGCGATGAGGTGATTTCTGCGGCAAAGGCCATGGCGGGTGTGGCCCAGGGCTATCTCGTGGAGAAAATGGCGGCAAAACCAGTGGCGGAAATCATCATCGGCGCGATGCGCGATCCCGTGGCCGGTCTCGTCATGACCGTTGGTGCCGGTGGCATATTCGTTGAATTGCTGGACGATACGGCGCTGATTACTCTTCCTGCTTCCGATGCCGCCATTTCCGAGGCCGTCGGCGGGTTGAAGATCATGAAATTGCTGGAGGGCTATCGTGGCGGCCCGAGAGGCGATATCGCTGCCTTGGAGAAAGCGATAGCTTCGGTCGCCGCCTATCTCATGGCCAACGCCACCGATATCGAGGAGCTCGACATCAATCCGGTGATGGTCTTGCCGGAGGGCGAGGGTGTCGTGGCGGTGGATGCATTGATCAGACGGAGGATTGCATGA
- a CDS encoding 3-keto-5-aminohexanoate cleavage protein, translating into MPLEMNREVFITCAITGAGDTVGKSSHVPITPKQIAESAIDAAKAGAAVVHCHVRNPETGAAARGKELYKEVTDRIRSADIDVVLNLTAGMGGDLVFGNVEAPFPYNPAGTDMAGATERVAHVAECLPEICTLDCGTMNFSLGDYVMTNTPSMLREMARQMTALGVRPEIEAFDTGHLWFAKQLVEEGLIEDPVLIQLCMGIPWGAPDDLNTFMAMVNNVPKSWTFSAFSIGRNALAYPAAAVLAGGNVRVGLEDNLYVGKGQLATNAQLVEKAVGVIEGMGARIIGPQQVREKLKLTKR; encoded by the coding sequence ATGCCGCTCGAGATGAATCGCGAGGTCTTCATCACCTGTGCCATCACCGGTGCCGGGGACACTGTGGGCAAGTCCAGTCACGTGCCAATCACGCCGAAGCAGATCGCGGAATCCGCGATCGATGCGGCAAAGGCGGGCGCCGCAGTCGTTCACTGTCACGTTCGCAATCCCGAAACGGGGGCAGCCGCCCGCGGCAAGGAGCTTTATAAAGAGGTCACCGACCGCATCCGTTCGGCGGACATAGACGTCGTGCTGAACCTGACGGCCGGGATGGGCGGTGATCTCGTATTCGGCAATGTCGAGGCACCGTTTCCTTATAATCCGGCGGGCACCGACATGGCGGGCGCCACCGAGCGTGTCGCGCATGTGGCCGAATGCCTGCCGGAAATCTGCACGCTCGATTGCGGCACGATGAACTTTTCGCTCGGCGATTATGTAATGACCAACACGCCATCCATGTTGCGTGAAATGGCGCGGCAGATGACGGCACTCGGCGTGCGTCCCGAGATCGAGGCTTTCGACACCGGCCATCTCTGGTTTGCCAAGCAATTGGTTGAGGAGGGGCTGATCGAGGATCCGGTGCTGATCCAGCTCTGCATGGGCATCCCGTGGGGCGCGCCCGACGACCTCAACACCTTTATGGCGATGGTCAACAATGTGCCGAAGAGCTGGACGTTCTCCGCCTTCTCGATCGGCCGCAACGCGCTTGCCTATCCGGCCGCTGCAGTCCTTGCGGGTGGCAATGTCCGGGTGGGGCTGGAGGACAATCTCTATGTCGGCAAGGGCCAGCTCGCCACCAACGCACAACTCGTCGAGAAGGCCGTGGGCGTGATCGAGGGCATGGGCGCGAGGATCATCGGGCCGCAACAGGTTCGCGAAAAACTCAAGCTGACAAAGCGGTGA